The nucleotide window CTGGGCGAGATGGTCCGCATCTGGGGCCGCCTCGACGCCCTGGAGGAGGACTTCCGCATCACGCAGACCGAGGGCGTGGGCCAGCGCGAGCCCGACCTGGGCTTCGCCTGGGCGGCGCACGAGTGGGCGTCGGGCAAGGGTCTCGACGAGGTGCTGCGCGAGGCCGAGATGCCCGCCGGCGACTTCGTGCGCTGGTGCAAGCAGGTCATCGACGTGCTCGGGCAGATCTCGGCGGCCGCGCCGACGACGACCGCCGCGGGTTCGACGGTGGCGAAGAACGCGCGCAAGGCGGTCGACCAGCTGCTGCGCGGCGTGGTGGCCTACTCGTCCGTGGGATGAGCGCGACGAACGCGCCGAGGTGACGGAGCGGATCCGGGGCCGGCCCTGCGAGGCCCCCCGGATCCCGTACCGGACACGGCAGGACCGAACCCCTTCGGATGAAGGGGTTTCGCACGCCCGTACGCCATCACCCAGAGTGTTCGTACGGATGCCGAGCGTGTAAATGTGGCAGAGCGTACTCCTGTCACAGGGGTGATTTCAGGTGGTTGCTGAATATGACACAGCGATGATCCGGTCGGACTAAGCTCGCCCGCAGCGCACCGAGTTGAGATGAAATCGTGCGTTTGTTCCCCATAGTTCCGAAGATCCAGTTACCTCCCCCCCCCACCTCCAGCCGACCTGTCTCAGAGGGCATACATGGTGAGTGTTCAATTGCCTCCCGGTGGCCGTGAAGTTCCCTACGCCCGCGTGCTGTTGCTGCCCGCCATAGCGATGGCCGCCGCGACCGGCGCCGCCGTCGCCCTGGTGGCGCAGCCGGCTCGGGCGGCCGTCATCTGGTGCGGTGCCGTCGCGACCCTGCTGGTGACCGCGACGGCGGCCGAAGCGGTCCGCCGCGGCCGTGTCGTCCGCGCGGCGCGGGCCGAGTTCGACCGCCGCACCGAAGCCATGCAACGACGCGTGTCCCTGCACGACGCCGAGATCGACCACCTGCGCGAGCATCTGCTGCCCACGGTGCTGAAGGTGATGCGCGGCGGCCGTTCGCCCCAGGAAGCCGTCCGGCGGATCGTCGACGAGGACCCCGCCCAGCGGAACATCCCCCGCTCCCAGCGCGCGCTCCTGATCGAAGTGCTGGAGATCATCGACAACGAGGAACTCCAGCGCGAGGCCGCGCAGCGCTCGTTCGTCAACATCGCCCGCCGCGTCCAGGCGATCGTCCACCAGCAGAACGTGGAACTGCGTGAGATGGAGGAGGACCACGGGCGCAACCCCGAGGTCTTCGACGACCTGCTGCGCATCGACCACGGCACCGCGCTGATCGGCCGCCTCGCCGACTCCATCGCCGTGCTCGGCGGCGGCCGCCCCGGCCGCCAGTGGCCCGCGCCGGTCCCGCTGTACAGCGCGCTGCGCGGCGCCATGTCCCGGATCCTGGAGTACCGGCGCATCGAGCTGCACTCCATCGCCAAGGTCGCCGTCAGCGGCATCCACGTCGAGCCGGTCATCCACGCCGCCGCCGAACTCCTCGACAACGCCACGCGCTACTCGCCGCCGCACACCAAGGTGCACGTCACCGCCGTCGAGGTGCAGACCGGCGTCGCCATCGAGATCGAGGACGCCGGCGTCAGCCTCAGCGAGGAGGCCCGCCTGCGGGCCGAGGCGATGCTCGCGCGGGCCGCCGAGGGCCCCGACCTCAACCAGCTCGGTGAGGACCCGCGGCTCGGCCTCGCCGTCGTGGGCCGCCTCATGGACATGTACGACATGCAGGTCTCGCTGCGGCAGTCCGCCTACGGCGGTGTACGGGCCGTCCTCGTCGTCCCGCGCAAGCTGCTCACCGAGGAGGACGCGCCCGGTCTCGCCCACGGCATCGGCGCCGCGGCCGTGCCCCAGGTCGACTTCGACGGGGTCAAGGGCCCCGACCGCAAGGAGAAGAAGCGCCGTCCCACCACCGGGCCCCGTGTCCGCACCCCGGACGGCACGGCGGAGGACGACGACGTCCCCGAGGTCACCGAGTGGACCGCGGGCGGACTGCCGCAGCGCCGCAGCCGTATGAAGGTCCCCTACAGCCAGCGGG belongs to Streptomyces sp. V3I8 and includes:
- a CDS encoding sensor histidine kinase KdpD encodes the protein MVSVQLPPGGREVPYARVLLLPAIAMAAATGAAVALVAQPARAAVIWCGAVATLLVTATAAEAVRRGRVVRAARAEFDRRTEAMQRRVSLHDAEIDHLREHLLPTVLKVMRGGRSPQEAVRRIVDEDPAQRNIPRSQRALLIEVLEIIDNEELQREAAQRSFVNIARRVQAIVHQQNVELREMEEDHGRNPEVFDDLLRIDHGTALIGRLADSIAVLGGGRPGRQWPAPVPLYSALRGAMSRILEYRRIELHSIAKVAVSGIHVEPVIHAAAELLDNATRYSPPHTKVHVTAVEVQTGVAIEIEDAGVSLSEEARLRAEAMLARAAEGPDLNQLGEDPRLGLAVVGRLMDMYDMQVSLRQSAYGGVRAVLVVPRKLLTEEDAPGLAHGIGAAAVPQVDFDGVKGPDRKEKKRRPTTGPRVRTPDGTAEDDDVPEVTEWTAGGLPQRRSRMKVPYSQRVREARAAAAEAETARKEGRPVIDWTRSSTQVPKPRKKEEKEPGLWVEAFMAGLKGGDDPQQTPGATSSPARTEADDEGDPK